A window from Falco naumanni isolate bFalNau1 chromosome 3, bFalNau1.pat, whole genome shotgun sequence encodes these proteins:
- the DRAXIN gene encoding draxin — protein MATSSTFSPFLFLCVLVLSDISLAVSLDPGTKLKNVPENNNHLQNQEMWQQQPRSGHHHKHGLAKKERVHAVPSRGQLAGEEALRMGSGAPGVEELAAEGQPAALKQNKDVFLGFEFPYPERENQSPGSERGKKQNREHRRHSRRDRLKHHRGKTPDVGPSSLYKKPESFEEQFQNLQAEEATSLTPTMLLITALELAVSTEEPPVLPATSPRSQARLRQDGDVMPTLDMALFDWTDYEDLKPEMWPSAKKKEKRRSKSPNSGNETVTAEGEPCDHHLDCLPGSCCDLREHLCKPHNRGLNNKCYDDCMCTEGLRCYAKFHRNRRVTRRKGRCVEPESANGEQGSFINV, from the exons ATGGCAACTTCTTccaccttttctcctttcctcttcctgtgTGTGCTGGTTCTTTCCGACATCAGTCTTGCAGTCTCACTGGACCCTGGCACAAAGCTCAAAAATGTCCCAGAGAACAACAACCATCTTCAGAACCAAGagatgtggcagcagcagcccagaagTGGACACCACCACAAGCATGGCTTGGCCAAGAAAGAGAGGGTCCATGCCGTGCCTTCTAGagggcagctggctggggaagAGGCTCTCAGAATGGGTAGCGGAGCTCCAGGTGTGGAAGAGCTGGCGGCAGAGGGACAGCCAGCAGCCCTGAAACAGAATAAGGATGTGTTCCTGGGGTTTGAGTTCCCGTATCCTGAGAGGGAGAACCAGTCCCCTGGGtctgagagaggaaagaagcagaacCGAGAGCATCGCCGACACAGCCGCAGGGACAGGCTGAAACACCACAGAG GGAAGACTCCTGATGTTGGGCCAAGCTCCTTGTACAAGAAACCTGAAAGCTTTGAAGAACAGTTTCAAAACCTTCAGGCAGAGGAAGCTACAAGTCTGACTCCCACCATGCTCCTCATCACTGCACTGGAACTAGCTGTTTCCACAGAAGAGCCTCCTGTTCTTCCAGCCACATCACCACGGTCACAG GCCCGCCTCAGGCAAGATGGGGATGTGATGCCCACCCTAGATATGGCACTCTTTGACTGGACAGATTATGAGGATCTCAAACCAGAAATGTGGCCATCTGCTAAAAAGAAAG aaAAACGGCGCAGTAAGAGCCCCAACAGTGGAAATGAAACTGTGACGGCTGAAGGAGAGCCATGTGATCATCACCTTGACTGCCTCCCAG GCTCTTGCTGTGACTTGCGTGAACACCTCTGCAAACCACACAATCGAGGCCTTAACAACAAATGTTATGATGACTGTATGTGCACTGAAG GGCTACGCTGTTATGCCAAATTCCACCGGAACCGAAGAGTGACCCGGAGGAAAGGGCGCTGCGTGGAGCCTGAATCAGCCAACGGAGAGCAGGGATCATTCATTAATGTTTAG
- the LOC121084716 gene encoding type-1 angiotensin II receptor-associated protein isoform X1 encodes MELPAVSLKAIILVHWLLTVWGCMNYMFPASYAWGNFSVLAVGIWAIVQRDSLDAIVMFLTGLLLTVLTDIIHISVFYPPNNHLTDVKRFSIGMAIFSLLLKPVSCCLVYRMYRERGGEYTFNIGVTCAGQDRSTYEPIDQQDAPPQWPDSSKTAQQPY; translated from the exons atgGAGCTGCCCGCCGTCAGCCTGAAG gcCATCATTCTGGTACACTGGCTGCTCACAGTGTG GGGATGCATGAATTACATGTTTCCAGCCTCCTATGCCTGGGGAAATTTCAGTGTCCTTGCGGTGGGGATCTGGGCCATTGTGCAGCGAGATTCCCTTGATGCCATCGTGATG TTCCTGACTGGCCTGCTGCTCACGGTCCTCACAGACATCATTCACATCTCTGTCTTCTACCCTCCAAACAACCATCTCACTGATGTGAAGCGTTTCAGTATAGGCATGGCCATCTTCAGCCTCCTCCTCAAACCTGTGTCCTGCTGTTTGGTGTATCGAATGTATCGGGAGCGTGGAGGAGAGTACACCTTTAACATAG GTGTCACCTGTGCAGGCCAGGATCGCAGCACCTATGAGCCAATTGATCAGCAGGATGCCCCTCCACAGTGGCCTGACTCAAGCAAGACAGCTCAGCAGCCGTACTGA
- the LOC121084716 gene encoding type-1 angiotensin II receptor-associated protein isoform X2, whose product MNYMFPASYAWGNFSVLAVGIWAIVQRDSLDAIVMFLTGLLLTVLTDIIHISVFYPPNNHLTDVKRFSIGMAIFSLLLKPVSCCLVYRMYRERGGEYTFNIGVTCAGQDRSTYEPIDQQDAPPQWPDSSKTAQQPY is encoded by the exons ATGAATTACATGTTTCCAGCCTCCTATGCCTGGGGAAATTTCAGTGTCCTTGCGGTGGGGATCTGGGCCATTGTGCAGCGAGATTCCCTTGATGCCATCGTGATG TTCCTGACTGGCCTGCTGCTCACGGTCCTCACAGACATCATTCACATCTCTGTCTTCTACCCTCCAAACAACCATCTCACTGATGTGAAGCGTTTCAGTATAGGCATGGCCATCTTCAGCCTCCTCCTCAAACCTGTGTCCTGCTGTTTGGTGTATCGAATGTATCGGGAGCGTGGAGGAGAGTACACCTTTAACATAG GTGTCACCTGTGCAGGCCAGGATCGCAGCACCTATGAGCCAATTGATCAGCAGGATGCCCCTCCACAGTGGCCTGACTCAAGCAAGACAGCTCAGCAGCCGTACTGA